The genomic interval ACTGGCCAACCACCTGTTTTTTAACCAGTAAAGACCCTAAAAACGGGTTTAAAAAAAGCGTTGACGCCCCCCAAACTCGGTCTATACTGAAATTGCTGTGAAAATACAGCGGTATTTGGTGAATGCGCTATAACGTCCTGCCCACGTGCTCTTCGTTGCTCTTTCCTCAGTACTCTCTGGATTTCTCAGCGTTGATTCCAAACGGAATATGAAGGTCCCGTGAGGGCAAATTACAGAAAGACAGGAAAGATCAATGTCCGATACAAAAACTGGCCACGTTAAGTGGTTCAACGAGTCCAAAGGCTTTGGCTTTATCGCTCAGGATGGTGGCAGTGACGTGTTTGTTCACTACAGTGCAATCAACGCAAGCGGTTTCCGCACCCTGACCGAAGGCCAGCAGGTGCAGTTTACCGTTACTCAGGGCCCGAAAGGTCCTCAGGCGGAAAACGTAACCCCGGTCTAAGGTTACTGCTTCCGCCCTCTGCCCCTCACGGGCAAAGGGAAATCATTAAGCCGGCACCCTGTGCCGGCTTAATACGTTCTGTCCCGGTCGTTTCGCTCAGACCTCAGCTGCCTGCCGGTCCGACTGGCGCGCCTCCCCGGACGATCCGACCACCTGGGCAACGGCCGAGAACAGCGCCTGCAAAGTTGCCGAGGTCGTATCCTCCGCCAGGGCTGCAGCGCTGCAATGGGTCTCGTTGACCATCAGACGGATACAGGCCAGGGCATTGGCATTAGTGCCCTCGCCCAAGGCAAATTCGTCATAGGCCTCAACGGCAATGGCGATCCCGAAACGTTGTCCCAGGGCGTCTGAGACGGCTTCAACCGCGCCCAGCCCGCGGCCTTGAAGAGTTACTGGTTGCGCTTCAGCACCCACGGTCACATCGGCACGGACGCCATTGGCATCGCGGTGCAGGTCATAGCCGCGCAGCTCCCAGTCTTTGTGTACCTTGAGATAGCGCTCTTCAAATAAGCGGTGGATAGTCAGCGAATCGATTTCACCCCCGTTGGTTTCCGCCTCCCGTTGAACGGTCTTGCTGAACTCAATCTGCAGCCAGCGCGGCAAGCTGATGTTGTAGTCCCGCTCAAGCACATAGGCCACGCCACCCTTGCCCGACTGACTGTTGATTCGCACGACTTCCTCATATCGACGACCAACATCAAACGGATCAATGGGCAGGTAGGCCACATTCCAGGTCTCGCCTTCGGTGCGGCGGGCCAGGCATTTGCGAATAGCATCCTGATGACTGCCCGAGAACGCGGTAAACACCAATTCGCCGGCGTAGGGATGACGGGGATGGGTGGAAATTTCGGTACAGGCTTCAACCACCTCGGTGATTTCGGCCATCCCGGACAGATCCAGTGTCGGGTCAACGCCCTGGGAATAGAGATTCATGGCCATGGTGACCAGATCCATATTGCCGGTCCGCTCACCGTTACCCATCAAGGTACCTTCAACCCGGTCAGCACCGGCCATCACCGCCAGTTCGGCGGCAGCCACCCCGCAGCCCCGGTCGTTATGGGTGTGAACGCTGATGCTCAGATGCTCGCGGCGCTGGATGTTATCGCAAATCCACTCGATCTGGTCGGCAAACACGTTCGGCGTTGCCATTTCCACGGTCGCCGGCAGGTTGATAATGACCGGCTGACCCTGGTCCGGGCGCCAGACCTCGGTCACGGCGTCCACCACTTCGGCCGCAAAATCCAGTTCGGTGCCCGTGAAGCTTTCTGGCGAATACTGGAAGGTCCACTCAGTTTCCGGCGCCCTGGCTGCCAAATCTCGCACGTGGATCGCACCCTTGACCGCGATCTCGCGAATGCCGGTCCGGTCCAACCCGAACACCTGCTCCCGCTGCACCGTGGAGGTGGAGTTGTAGACATGGACAATCGCCTGTTTGGCGCCTTTGAGAGCTGCGTAGGTGCGCTCAATCAACTCAGGACGAGCCTGGGTCAGCACCTGAATCTTGACGTCGTCGGGAATCCGGCCTTCATCAATCAGTTTCCGGCAAAAATCGAAATCCGGCTGACTGGCTGACGGGAAACCGATTTCAATCTCTTTGAAGCCCAGCTTCACCAGCAGATCAAACAACCTCTGCTTTTGCGCAACGGTCATCGGCTTAACCAGCGCCTGATTACCGTCCCGAAGATCGACAGCACACCAGGTGGGTGCCTTCTCGATAACTTGGTCAGGCCAACGCCGATCGGTCTTCCTGACGGGCTTGAACGCAGCGTATTTACGATAATCAAAAGCCATCTCAATCAATCCTTGCGGTTGCCGGTGAAACATCATGCAGTGCCCGACAGTGTAACGCTGATCTTCGGGCACGAGATTGCTAATTACGCTCTATATAGCTATTTTTAGCTATATTCAGCTATTAACTCTAAAAATTGAGCAACACCATGCCAGAAAACAACGCAACGCTTGTTAAAATCGATAAAACCGACCGAAAAATCCTTGAGCAGGTACAAAACAACGGCGCCCTGACCAATCAGGAACTGGCCGACAAAGTGGGCCTGTCCCCCTCCCCCTGCCTGCGCCGGGTGCGGGCACTGGAAGAGGCCGGGGTCATCGTCCGGACCGTCACTATCCTGGATCACAAGAAACTGGGACTGTCGCTCACCGCCATCATCCTGATTGGCATGGACCGGCACACGCCGGAACGGTTCTCCGCCTTTGAGGAGAAGGTATCGGCGTATCCGGAAGTGCAGGAGTGCTACCTGATCACGGGCCAGGATGCGGATTACATGCTCAAGGTGGTGGTGCCGGACATGGACCATTACCACCATTTCCTGCTCAACCGGATTACCCGCATTCAGGGAGTCAGCGGCGTGCATTCCAGCTTCGTGCTAAGGCGGGTGCTCGACTCCACTGCCCTGCCCCTGGGCTACCTGTCCTGACCCGGAAGCGAGCCACACTGAATCCACCAAAAACCATGAAACAACATCATCGGTTTCATCGGTGACCACCTGTACCTTAAGGCAGAGGCTCCGTACAATAACCGGCACTTAACACTCTACAACTCCTTCTCGGGCAAACGATGGCCAAGCGTGGTCTCGAGCCCCTGATAACCCCTGATTGGAACCAAACGGAAGACACGATGCGAGCAAGCCGTTACCTGATTGCAACCCAGAAAGAGACCCCGGCAGACGCCGAGATCATCAGTCATCAGCTCATGCTCCGCGCCGGCATGATCCGAAAGCTTGCAGCCGGCCTGTATACCTGGCTGCCGATGGGCCTGCGAACCTTGCGCAAAGTAGAACGGATTGTTCGTGAGGAAATGGACAAGAGCGGTGGCCAGGAAGTCCTGATGCCCGCCGTGCAGCCGTCAGAGCTTTGGCAGGAGTCCGGCCGCTGGACCCAATACGGCGGTGAGCTGCTGCGAATGCAGGATCGGCATGGGCGCGATTTCTGCTTCGGTCCGACTCACGAAGAAGTCATCACCGACCTGATTCGCAATGATCTGAAAAGCTACAAGGAACTGCCGGCAAACTTTTACCAGATTCAGACCAAGTTCCGGGACGAACGTCGGCCACGTTTCGGCGTGATGCGCGCTCGCGAGTTCGTCATGAAGGACGCCTATTCCTTCCACCTGAATGCCGAGTCACTGGATGAGACCTACCAGGAAATGCATCAGGCTTATTGCGCAATCTTCGATCGCCTGGGCCTCGACTATCGCCCGGTTCAGGCCGATTCCGGCGCCATCGGTGGCAGCGCCTCGCACGAATTCCACGTGCTGGCCTCCTCTGGCGAGGACGCCATCGTGTTCAGCTCCGACAGCAACTACGCTGCCAACATTGAAAAGGCAGAAGCAGTAGCCCCGGCCGGAGAGCGCGCCGCGCCAAGCGAAGACCTGAAGGAAGTCTCGACCCCGGGACAACGCACCATCGGTGCCATCGCTGAATTCCTGAACGTCGACGCCACTCGCACGGTCAAAACCCTGCTGGTCAAATCCGAGCCGGATGAAGACGGCAACAGCGGTCTTGTCGCCCTGATTCTGCGCGGCGACCACACCCTGAACGAGATCAAGGCGGAGAACCTGGCGGGCATCGCAGAACCGCTGACCATGGCAACCGATGAGGAAATCGAAGCGGCTATCGGCTGCAAGCCTGGCTCTATCGGCCCCGTGAACCTTTCAGTGCCGGTGATCGCGGACCGAAGCGCCGCCCACCTTGCCGACTTTGTTTGTGGCGCCAATAAGGATGATTTCCATCTGACCGGCGTGAACTGGGAGCGGGACGTACCGCTGGATCGTGTTGAGGACCTTCGCGACGTGGTTGAAGGCGATCCGAGCCCAGATGGCAAAGGCCACCTGGAAATCCGTCGGGGCATCGAAGTAGGTCACATCTTCAAGCTTGGCAACAAATACAGCAGCGCCATGAATGCCACGGTGCTGGACGAAAATGGCAAGAGCGCGGTACTCGATATGGGCTGCTACGGCATCGGCGTGTCCCGTATCGTTGCGGCCTCGATCGAGCAGAATCACGATGACAAAGGCATCATATGGCCAGACGCCATTGCCCCGTTCCAGGTTGCCATCGTTACCCTGAACGCCCATAAGTCTGAGACAGTCGCCGAAGCAGGCGACAAGCTGTACGAACAGCTGCGCCAGGCAGGCTATGACGTCTTGCTGGATGACCGGAACGAGCGCCCGGGCGTGAAGTTTGCTGACATGGAGCTGATCGGTATTCCGCACCGGTTCGTGGTTTCCGATCGCGGCCTGGCCGCGGGGACCCTGGAATACAAGGGCCGCAGGGACGCCGAAAAGCAGGATCTTCCGATCGAGGAAGCCCTGCCTTTCCTGATCAATGCGTCTCCGCGCAAAGGGCTCTGAGTCCGATAGTCTCAGAAGGCACCAGGGCAGACCGCGACGGTCTGCCCCGCACTTTTCAACTTGCCAACTATTCGCACTTCCCTATCTGTCTAACCGCTCCCAGCACGCGCGACACGCTCACCAGCAGGCGAATTAGCTGACGATCCCGGGCTCCATCTCCAGCTCCACCCCGAACTTGTCCTGCACCGATGCCCGTATCTTGGCGGCCAGCTCCAGGATATCCCGTCCGGTACCGCCAGAATGATTAATCAGCACTAGCGCCTGACGGTTATGAACGCCGACATTCTCGTTTCGGAACCCCTTCCAACCGCACTGATCAATGAGCCAGGCCGCGGCAAGTTTGACGCTGGAGCTCTGGGCGTAACCAACCATATCGGGATAGCGTGCCAGCAAATTCTCATAATCAGCGGACGGTACCACCGGGTTCTTGAAGAAGCTGCCGGCATTGGGGATCAATTCCGGGTCTGGGAGCTTGCGGCGACGGATCGCCATCACCGCAGTGGCAACATCCTTCACCGTCAACTCCGAGGGTGAGGTCCCAGCCAGATACTCCTCCAGATCCCGGTAGCCCAACTGCAAGGGCTTGCTGCGCGACAGCCTGAGCCGGACCTCGGTTATGACGTAGCGCCCCGGAGTACGCTTGAACAGGCTGTCCCGGTAGGCAAATTCACAGTCGTCACGGTCCAGGGTAATAACCTTACCAGCCTCACGATCCAGCGCCGTAACAGACACCAGTGTGTCACACAGCTCCACCCCGTAGGCGCCAATATTCTGTACCGGCGCCGCGCCCGCCGTACCGGGAATCAGGGCCAGATTTTCAATTCCACGGTAACCGGCGCCGGCGGCGTAAAGAACGGCCTCGTGCCAGTTTTCGCCAGCGCCGAGTACCAATGTGGCCTCCTGACCCGAAGCCTGCTCCCAGCGCCGACCACGCATGGCCATACGCACCACCAGCCCGTCGAAGTCGCCGTCAAACACCAGATTGCTGCCGCCACCCAGAATCAGGGTGCGGAGTTCCTGGCGCTCGGCCCAGGCCAGGGCCTCAGCAAGCTCTTCGGCATTCTCGACCTCAAGGTAGTAACGGGCAAAGGCTGCCACTCGCATCGTATTGAGCTCAGCCAGCTCGACAAATTCCAATGGTTGCGTGTTCAGGCTCAAGCCAGACGCTCCCGGATATCGGCCAGCAGACCCTCGCCTGCCTCGTGGATCAGATCCAGTACGAACTCAAAGCCGTCCGGGCCGCCGTAGTAGGGGTCGGGAACTTCCTGGTGGCGAGACCGCCCGTAACTGAGGAACAGTTCCGGGCGGGTGCCGCCACTCTGGCGCCAGATGTCGGTGACATCAGCCAGATTCTGCTGATCCATCACCAGCACATAATCAAACTCATCGAGATCGTCCGCCACAAATTGCCGGGCTCTCAGGTCACTGATGTCGATGCTGCGCTTGCGGGCGGCCTGTATCGCCCTGGAATCGGGCGCCTTGCCGATATGCCAATGGCCTGTGCCGCAGGAATCGATCTTGATGAAGTCCTCAAGGCTCGAGTTCTCTACCAGTGACCGAAACACGCCTTCGGCACTGGGCGAGCGACAGATGTTGCCCAGGCAGACAAACAGCACATTCACTTGCTTCGACATCATACGCTCCTCGTTTCCAGCCATTCCCGGATGCGCTCCAGATCGGCTTCGGTATCAACGCCGGCGGGTGGCTTTTCAGCGGCTACGTCCACGTGGATACGGGCACCGTTGTACAAAGCCCGCAACTGCTCCAGAGACTCCGCCTTTTCGGTAGGTGCCGGCGCCCAGTTCACGAACTGCTCCAGAACATGGGCCCGGTAGCCGTATATGCCGATATGACGGAAATAATCGACACCGGCCGGCATGGGTGCATCGTGGCCGCTCAGTGGGCCACCGCCCATCCAGGCATCCCGTGGCCACGGAATCGGCGCCCGACTGAAATAGTGGGCCATGCCCTGGTGGTCGAACACCACTTTCACGGCATTAGGGTTAATCAACTGATCAACATCGTGGATTCGCTCGCACAGGGTGGCGATGGCGGCATCGGGGTAGAATTCCAGATTGTCTGCTACCTGATTGATCAGCACCGATGGAATCAGGGGCTCATCACCCTGCACGTTGACCACCCGGTGATCGCCTTCCAGGTCGAGCTTTCGCGCCACTTCTGCCAGCCGATCAGTGCCACTGGCATGGTCCGGCGATGTCATCACAACATCGGCGCCAAAGCGCTCGCAAGCTGCGCGAATACGGTCATCATCGGTGGCCACCACCACCCGATCAGCACGGCTCGCCAGTGCCCGTTCGTAAACATGTTGAATCATCGGCTTGCCCACGATGTCCGCCAACGGCTTGCCGGGCAAACGGCTGGAGGCATAACGGGCTGGGATAACCACAGAGAAAGACATGAGCGGAAGTATCCTGAAACAGTGACTTAGCGCTTATCGAGGCGCTCATCGGTAGTGAGCGTACGAGCTTCACTGGATAGCATGACCGGTATCCCCTCGCGAACGGGGAACGCCATGGCGTCCTGGTAGCAAACCAGCTCGGTTCGAGCCTCGTTGAGTTTCAGATCGCCCTTGCAGACCGGGCACGCCAGCATTGCCAGCAGTTTTTTATCCATGATGTCCCATCCAGGGTTAAGAGATTAACTGTTCGGAACTCTGCCCAATGCGGGAGATCACCGAACGTGAAAATTCATCCGACAAACTGGCCTGTACGGAAAAAACCCAGGCGTTGTCTGGCGCAAACGGACGGCATTTCACCGCATCCTTGGCAGTCATCACCACCCACTGGCCCGTTTCCGCAGCCAGGTCGCTGGCCTTGAAATTATGATGATCCGAAAACGGTGCCTCGGTGACCGTGGCCCCCAAGTTTCTTAGTGTATCGAAAAACCGTCCAGGATTGCCGATTCCGGCAACCGCTCGCACGGCCTGCCCCTGCAAATCGGTGATTGGCCGCGCCTGCCCGGATTTCAGGTTAACCAGCGTCGATGGCTCAAGCGCCATGGTGTGGATTTCCGGATGCTCAATATTGTCGAAGGCGTCGAGATGCTGGCCGGCCTCAAACTCGCCACCATTCACCACCACAAAGTCCACAGAAGACAGGCGCGAAACAGGCTCACGTAGGGGGCCGACGGGAATTACGGCGCCATTGCCCGCACCACGGGCACCGTCGAAGACCGCCAGCTCGACATCTCTCGGTAAGGCATAGTGCTGCAGGCCATCGTCGCAGACGAGAATATCGCCAAGCTTCTGATCCAACGCCCAAAGCGCACCGCGGCGGCGAATGGGATCGACCACCACTGGAACACCGGTTGCTTGCGCCAGCATCACCGGCTCATCGCCCATTTCGGAGGGTTTGCTGTCGGCACTGACCAGTGCCGGGTAGTGCGGGGACTTGCCGCCATACCCGCGACTGATGATAGCTGGGCGCCAACCCGCTGTCCGAAGCTCGGCGACCAGCCAAGCAGTAAGAGGGGACTTTCCAGTACCGCCCGCGGTGATATTGCCCACCACCACCACCGGGACCGGCAGCGCTTCATTTCTCGCCTCCCAGGCCTTACGACGCCGGGAGGCAGCCACCGCCTGGAACAGCCAGCTCAGCGGAGCCAGGGGCCACAACGGGCGCGACTTGCCATACCAGAGCCGGTCAATCAGCGAGCTCATACCGATTCGCTGAATTGCATCTGATGCAGCTGGGCGTAGGCACCACCGGTCTTCAGCAGCTCGTCGTGCCGCCCGGATTCAACAATTCGGCCGTTGTCCATCACCAGGATTCGGTCGGCTTTCTCAATGGTGGACAGACGGTGCGCGATGACCAGGGTGGTCCGGCCCTTCATGACCATTTCCAACGCTTCCTGAATGTGACGCTCAGACTCGGTATCAAGCGCCGAGGTGGCCTCATCAAGAATCAGAACCGGCGCGTTCTTGAGCAGCGCCCGGGCGATGGCCAATCGCTGGCGCTGACCGCCCGAGAGCATCACGCCGTTGTCACCAATCATGGTATCCAGCCCCTCGGGCATCCGGTCGATAAACTCAAGGGCATGGGCCTTGGCCGCAGCCTCCCGGATCTCCTCGCGACTGCAATCCCGCAAGGCACCATAAGCGATGTTGGCCGCAATGGTGTCGTTGAACAGCACAACGTTCTGGGTTACCAGGGCTATCTGCGAGCGCAGGGCTTTCAGGGAATAGTCCCGCAACGAGTGGTCGTCGATCAGGATATCGCCACCGGTGTACTCGTAGAAGCGTGGCAACAGGCTAACCAGTGTGGACTTGCCGCTGCCGGAGCGGCCCACCAGCGCGACACTCTGACCTGCTGGAATATCGAGCGTGATGCCCTCGAGCACGTTGTCGAGCTGATCCCGGTACCGGAACGATACGTCCTCAAACCGGATGTTACCTTCCACTCGTGACGGCGCGTAGGTGCCTGGATCCTGTTCGGGCTGCTCGTCCATGGTTTCGAACACATCGTAGGCGGCGGCCAGGCCTTTCTGGATCTTGGCGTGCACCGAGGTGACCTGGCGGATCGGTTTCGCCATGGTGGTCGCAGCGGTAATGAAAGCGACCAGCTGGCCTGTGGTCATGCCACCCCGAATCTCCGGCGCCAACATGGTCCACACCAGCGCTGCGATAGCGATGGCTACCAACACCTGAATTACCGGCACACTGATAGCCTGGGTCGAAGCCATCTTCAGGCTCTGGGTAAGGTTGCGATCGTTGACCTCACGAAATCGCTGCTGCTCGTAGTCTTCGCCACCAAAAGTCCGGACTACGCGATAACCGGCAATGGATTCAGAGGCCACATGGGTAATGTCGCCCATGGAGCCCTGAATGCGCTTACTGATTCGACGGAAACGCTTGCTGGCATAGCTCACCACAGCGCCGATGACCGGACCAACCGCAAGAAAGATCAATGTGAGCACCCAGTTGGTGTAGAGCATGAAACACAGCAGACCAATAATGGTCAGCCCTTCCCGGAGCGTGATGGTAACTGCGTTGGTGGTGGCTTCTGCTACCTGCTCCACGTTGAAGGTCAGCTTGGACACCAACCGACCGGCAGCGTTGTCATCAAAATAACGGGACGGCAGGGACAGCAGGCGGTCGAAGACATCGTTTCGCAGCACGTTGATGACGTGGCGGCCAACGTAACCGATGAAGTACTGGCTCATAAACGTACCCACACCACGAAAGGCAAACACCCCCACGATCAGCAGTGTGAGCATGATCCGGTTGCCCTCAGTCGGGTTTTCGATGGCGGCAATCACATATTCCATGGCGGCCGCCATGCCGGTGGAGGCCGCCGCATAAATGACGTTAC from Marinobacter sp. LA51 carries:
- a CDS encoding cold-shock protein, yielding MSDTKTGHVKWFNESKGFGFIAQDGGSDVFVHYSAINASGFRTLTEGQQVQFTVTQGPKGPQAENVTPV
- the leuA gene encoding 2-isopropylmalate synthase codes for the protein MAFDYRKYAAFKPVRKTDRRWPDQVIEKAPTWCAVDLRDGNQALVKPMTVAQKQRLFDLLVKLGFKEIEIGFPSASQPDFDFCRKLIDEGRIPDDVKIQVLTQARPELIERTYAALKGAKQAIVHVYNSTSTVQREQVFGLDRTGIREIAVKGAIHVRDLAARAPETEWTFQYSPESFTGTELDFAAEVVDAVTEVWRPDQGQPVIINLPATVEMATPNVFADQIEWICDNIQRREHLSISVHTHNDRGCGVAAAELAVMAGADRVEGTLMGNGERTGNMDLVTMAMNLYSQGVDPTLDLSGMAEITEVVEACTEISTHPRHPYAGELVFTAFSGSHQDAIRKCLARRTEGETWNVAYLPIDPFDVGRRYEEVVRINSQSGKGGVAYVLERDYNISLPRWLQIEFSKTVQREAETNGGEIDSLTIHRLFEERYLKVHKDWELRGYDLHRDANGVRADVTVGAEAQPVTLQGRGLGAVEAVSDALGQRFGIAIAVEAYDEFALGEGTNANALACIRLMVNETHCSAAALAEDTTSATLQALFSAVAQVVGSSGEARQSDRQAAEV
- a CDS encoding Lrp/AsnC family transcriptional regulator, with protein sequence MPENNATLVKIDKTDRKILEQVQNNGALTNQELADKVGLSPSPCLRRVRALEEAGVIVRTVTILDHKKLGLSLTAIILIGMDRHTPERFSAFEEKVSAYPEVQECYLITGQDADYMLKVVVPDMDHYHHFLLNRITRIQGVSGVHSSFVLRRVLDSTALPLGYLS
- a CDS encoding proline--tRNA ligase, translated to MRASRYLIATQKETPADAEIISHQLMLRAGMIRKLAAGLYTWLPMGLRTLRKVERIVREEMDKSGGQEVLMPAVQPSELWQESGRWTQYGGELLRMQDRHGRDFCFGPTHEEVITDLIRNDLKSYKELPANFYQIQTKFRDERRPRFGVMRAREFVMKDAYSFHLNAESLDETYQEMHQAYCAIFDRLGLDYRPVQADSGAIGGSASHEFHVLASSGEDAIVFSSDSNYAANIEKAEAVAPAGERAAPSEDLKEVSTPGQRTIGAIAEFLNVDATRTVKTLLVKSEPDEDGNSGLVALILRGDHTLNEIKAENLAGIAEPLTMATDEEIEAAIGCKPGSIGPVNLSVPVIADRSAAHLADFVCGANKDDFHLTGVNWERDVPLDRVEDLRDVVEGDPSPDGKGHLEIRRGIEVGHIFKLGNKYSSAMNATVLDENGKSAVLDMGCYGIGVSRIVAASIEQNHDDKGIIWPDAIAPFQVAIVTLNAHKSETVAEAGDKLYEQLRQAGYDVLLDDRNERPGVKFADMELIGIPHRFVVSDRGLAAGTLEYKGRRDAEKQDLPIEEALPFLINASPRKGL
- the murB gene encoding UDP-N-acetylmuramate dehydrogenase is translated as MSLNTQPLEFVELAELNTMRVAAFARYYLEVENAEELAEALAWAERQELRTLILGGGSNLVFDGDFDGLVVRMAMRGRRWEQASGQEATLVLGAGENWHEAVLYAAGAGYRGIENLALIPGTAGAAPVQNIGAYGVELCDTLVSVTALDREAGKVITLDRDDCEFAYRDSLFKRTPGRYVITEVRLRLSRSKPLQLGYRDLEEYLAGTSPSELTVKDVATAVMAIRRRKLPDPELIPNAGSFFKNPVVPSADYENLLARYPDMVGYAQSSSVKLAAAWLIDQCGWKGFRNENVGVHNRQALVLINHSGGTGRDILELAAKIRASVQDKFGVELEMEPGIVS
- a CDS encoding low molecular weight protein-tyrosine-phosphatase, with the translated sequence MSKQVNVLFVCLGNICRSPSAEGVFRSLVENSSLEDFIKIDSCGTGHWHIGKAPDSRAIQAARKRSIDISDLRARQFVADDLDEFDYVLVMDQQNLADVTDIWRQSGGTRPELFLSYGRSRHQEVPDPYYGGPDGFEFVLDLIHEAGEGLLADIRERLA
- the kdsB gene encoding 3-deoxy-manno-octulosonate cytidylyltransferase, translating into MSFSVVIPARYASSRLPGKPLADIVGKPMIQHVYERALASRADRVVVATDDDRIRAACERFGADVVMTSPDHASGTDRLAEVARKLDLEGDHRVVNVQGDEPLIPSVLINQVADNLEFYPDAAIATLCERIHDVDQLINPNAVKVVFDHQGMAHYFSRAPIPWPRDAWMGGGPLSGHDAPMPAGVDYFRHIGIYGYRAHVLEQFVNWAPAPTEKAESLEQLRALYNGARIHVDVAAEKPPAGVDTEADLERIREWLETRSV
- a CDS encoding Trm112 family protein, whose product is MDKKLLAMLACPVCKGDLKLNEARTELVCYQDAMAFPVREGIPVMLSSEARTLTTDERLDKR
- the lpxK gene encoding tetraacyldisaccharide 4'-kinase → MSSLIDRLWYGKSRPLWPLAPLSWLFQAVAASRRRKAWEARNEALPVPVVVVGNITAGGTGKSPLTAWLVAELRTAGWRPAIISRGYGGKSPHYPALVSADSKPSEMGDEPVMLAQATGVPVVVDPIRRRGALWALDQKLGDILVCDDGLQHYALPRDVELAVFDGARGAGNGAVIPVGPLREPVSRLSSVDFVVVNGGEFEAGQHLDAFDNIEHPEIHTMALEPSTLVNLKSGQARPITDLQGQAVRAVAGIGNPGRFFDTLRNLGATVTEAPFSDHHNFKASDLAAETGQWVVMTAKDAVKCRPFAPDNAWVFSVQASLSDEFSRSVISRIGQSSEQLIS
- the msbA gene encoding lipid A export permease/ATP-binding protein MsbA; the protein is MSSPDPLPAQGPVAQPSGSWETYKRLLAYVKPFWLAFSLAVVGNVIYAAASTGMAAAMEYVIAAIENPTEGNRIMLTLLIVGVFAFRGVGTFMSQYFIGYVGRHVINVLRNDVFDRLLSLPSRYFDDNAAGRLVSKLTFNVEQVAEATTNAVTITLREGLTIIGLLCFMLYTNWVLTLIFLAVGPVIGAVVSYASKRFRRISKRIQGSMGDITHVASESIAGYRVVRTFGGEDYEQQRFREVNDRNLTQSLKMASTQAISVPVIQVLVAIAIAALVWTMLAPEIRGGMTTGQLVAFITAATTMAKPIRQVTSVHAKIQKGLAAAYDVFETMDEQPEQDPGTYAPSRVEGNIRFEDVSFRYRDQLDNVLEGITLDIPAGQSVALVGRSGSGKSTLVSLLPRFYEYTGGDILIDDHSLRDYSLKALRSQIALVTQNVVLFNDTIAANIAYGALRDCSREEIREAAAKAHALEFIDRMPEGLDTMIGDNGVMLSGGQRQRLAIARALLKNAPVLILDEATSALDTESERHIQEALEMVMKGRTTLVIAHRLSTIEKADRILVMDNGRIVESGRHDELLKTGGAYAQLHQMQFSESV